From a region of the Castanea sativa cultivar Marrone di Chiusa Pesio chromosome 10, ASM4071231v1 genome:
- the LOC142614195 gene encoding cysteine and histidine-rich domain-containing protein RAR1, translating to MEQQDVTKVRCQRIGCEAMFSEDDNPEGSCQYHASPIFHDGTKEWSCCKKRSHDFSEFLAIPGCKTGKHTTEKPVLTKPTPSPKNPVPVPSLSSKTDASPKETCPRCRQGFFCSDHGSQAKVTNSKPLDMETSAPTDTNFQSSPAPAKKAVSINEPQTCKNSGCGQTFKEKDNHDTACSYHPGPAVFHDRMRGWKCCDIHVKEFDEFMGIPPCTKGWHNANPSS from the exons atggagcAGCAAGATGTTACTAAGGTACGATGCCAACGAATTGGGTGCGAAGCCATGTTCTCCGAGGACGACAACCCCGAAGGTTCTTGTCAATACCATGCTTCG cCAATATTTCATGATGGGACAAAAGAGTGGAGTTGTTGCAAGAAGAGAAGTCATGACTTCAGCGAATTTTTGGCGATTCCAGG ATGTAAGACAGGCAAGCACACAACTGAGAAGCCAGTGTTGACGAAGCCAACTCCTAGTCCAAAGAATCCAGTTCCTGTTCCCTCTCTAAGTTCTAAAACAGATGCATCTCCAAAAGAGACTTGCCCTAGGTGCCGGCAAGGTTTCTTTTGCTCTGATCATG GTTCACAGGCTAAAGTGACAAATTCAAAACCTTTAGATATGGAGACATCTGCACCTACAGACACAAATTTTCAGAGCTCTCCTGCTCCAGCAAAGAAGGCTGTTAGTATTAATGAACCCCAAACATGCAAAAATTCTGGTTGTGGTCAGACTTTCAAGGAAAAGGATAATCATGACACTGCATGCAGTTACCATCCTGGGCCTGCTGTTTTCCACGATCGTATGAGAGGG TGGAAGTGCTGTGACATCCATGTAAAGGAATTTGATGAGTTCATGGGCATTCCGCCTTGCACCAAAGGATGGCATAATGCTAATCCATCATCTTAA
- the LOC142612597 gene encoding uncharacterized protein LOC142612597: MLNTAYLIQPLWPSTLQQTLALYASSTSSFSSFSGHQRGPYPKFKNSIFFLTRCSTKPGIDSNNATSKNPAIERDSSSKSQHLAITTPNQALASTYSRGLVHELGPKNCWDSAEIGSPVVKRYLGDNEERWYMWYHGRSDINNPSESIGLAVSSNGIHWDREEEHVRSSEDAGLVMNCSKNWWAFDTDSIRPSEMVILCSQTYSAVYWLYYTGYSSEQVNLPGAPSILQNPERIHGGDKKDESHKIGKIFKSLPGLACSQDGRHWARIEGDHHSGALLDVGSDKEWDSLFIAAPHVVVHGNKDFRMYYHSYDVENGQYALGIARSRDGIRWVKLGKIIGGGAKGSFDELGIKNACVVRNCKEGNYLMAYEGVSADGITCIGLAVSPDGLKNWKRLQEDPVLKPSEEDGWDNKGVGSPCLIQMKDNVNKWRLYYVGVGCGGSNGIGLAVSEGSNIRKFRRWADSLEKINV, translated from the coding sequence ATGCTGAACACAGCATATCTAATCCAACCTTTATGGCCTTCTACTCTACAACAAACACTTGCTCTCTATGCCTCTAGCACATCTTCATTTAGCAGCTTTTCAGGCCACCAAAGAGGTCCATATCCTAAGTTTAAAAACAGCATCTTCTTTCTCACTCGGTGCTCCACAAAACCAGGCATTGACAGCAACAATGCAACAAGTAAGAATCCTGCCATCGAACGGGATTCAAGTTCAAAATCCCAACATTTGGCAATTACTACACCAAATCAAGCACTAGCATCTACTTATTCTAGAGGTCTGGTGCATGAATTGGGTCCCAAAAACTGCTGGGATAGTGCAGAGATTGGCTCACCAGTTGTGAAAAGATACCTTGGAGACAACGAGGAAAGGTGGTACATGTGGTACCATGGAAGGTCTGATATTAACAACCCTTCCGAATCCATAGGATTAGCAGTTTCAAGCAACGGAATCCATTGGGATAGAGAAGAAGAGCATGTTAGATCATCTGAAGATGCAGGTTTGGTGATGAATTGCAGCAAGAATTGGTGGGCTTTTGACACAGATAGTATCAGGCCTTCTGAGATGGTTATATTGTGCAGCCAAACGTACAGCGCTGTTTACTGGCTTTATTACACAGGATATAGTTCTGAACAAGTTAACTTACCAGGAGCTCCAAGCATTTTACAGAACCCAGAAAGAATCCATGGTGGAGACAAGAAAGACGAAAGTCATAAAAttggcaaaattttcaaatcactGCCAGGGCTGGCATGCAGCCAAGATGGTAGGCACTGGGCCAGAATTGAAGGGGACCATCACAGTGGAGCTTTGTTAGATGTGGGATCAGACAAGGAGTGGGATTCTTTGTTTATTGCTGCACCTCATGTTGTAGTGCACGGCAACAAGGACTTCAGGATGTATTATCATTCATATGATGTGGAAAATGGACAGTATGCTCTTGGAATTGCAAGATCCAGAGATGGAATCAGATGGGTGAAACTGGGGAAGATCATTGGAGGGGGAGCAAAAGGTTCTTTTGATGAGCTTGGGATCAAGAATGCTTGTGTGGTGAGAAACTGCAAAGAAGGAAACTATTTGATGGCATATGAGGGAGTTTCTGCAGATGGAATAACGTGTATTGGGCTTGCAGTATCCCCAGATGGGCTGAAGAATTGGAAGAGGCTTCAAGAAGACCCTGTTCTTAAGCCTTCAGAAGAAGATGGATGGGATAACAAAGGAGTGGGATCCCCATGTCTGATTCAGATGAAGGATAATGTAAATAAATGGAGATTGTATTATGTAGGCGTTGGGTGTGGAGGAAGTAATGGGATTGGATTGGCAGTTTCAGAAGGCAGTAACATAAGAAAGTTTAGAAGATGGGCAGATTCACTTGAAAAGATAAATGTATAG